A stretch of Oncorhynchus mykiss isolate Arlee chromosome 12, USDA_OmykA_1.1, whole genome shotgun sequence DNA encodes these proteins:
- the shisa2a gene encoding shisa family member 2a, whose translation MRFLIALYLFFSLMHKHIVASSGEYCHGWSDSYKIWHKGFQCPEKYDGQDAKYCCGTCALRYCCTAAEARLDQSSCDLEEFFEFENDNTINMTPTVPAYLPFVIVVSTFLSFVLLGTIVSICCCQCLKPKAQDRQNASAPFQTSLMESGGPSPESMTPSRQSSSSSTGRSTLAPPRQPTTSPPGTDVNVNMYVAPLNNGYPVSSTQSNQYVPHPQPPGPFYQPYLNYGMPPEHTLLMAPFLDNRSMYGHQLVHSIPQTPMHTEQLYTGVTI comes from the exons ATGCGTTTTTTAATTGCtttatatttatttttctctttGATGCACAAACATATTGTGGCCAGCTCAGGAGAGTATTGCCATGGCTGGTCCGACTCTTACAAGATCTGGCACAAGGGCTTCCAGTGTCCAGAGAAGTATGACGGCCAGGATGCAAAGTACTGCTGTGGGACCTGTGCTCTCCGCTACTGTTGCACGGCTGCGGAGGCGAGGCTGGATCAGAGCTCCTGTGACCTGGAAGAATTTTTTGAATTTGAAAACGATAACACAATCAACATGACACCAACGG TACCTGCCTACTTGCCATTTGTGATAGTTGTGAGCACATTTCTGTCCTTTGTGCTACTTGGTACCATTGTGTCCATATGTTGCTGCCAGTGCCTAAAGCCAAAGGCACAGGATCGTCAAAATGCATCAGCACCCTTCCAGACCAGCCTGATGGAATCTGGAGGGCCATCTCCAGAGAGCATGACTCCATCTCGCCAGTCTAGTTCCAGCTCAACAGGAAGATCAACCTTGGCACCCCCAAGACAACCAACCACCTCCCCTCCTGGCACTGATGTCAACGTAAACATGTATGTTGCGCCTTTGAATAATGGATACCCTGTTTCAAGCACACAGTCTAACCAGTATGTGCCTCATCCGCAGCCCCCTGGTCCATTCTATCAGCCATATCTAAACTATGGGATGCCCCCAGAGCACACTTTGCTAATGGCTCCATTCTTAGATAACCGCTCAATGTACGGACACCAACTGGTCCATTCCATCCCTCAGACTCCAATGCACACAGAACAGTTGTACACAGGTGTCACAATATGA